One window from the genome of Thermaerobacter marianensis DSM 12885 encodes:
- a CDS encoding acetyl-CoA C-acyltransferase, translated as MREAVIVAGARTAIGRAQKGALKDMRADDLAALVIKAVLERAPGIEPGEIDDVILGCALPEGEQGLNIARIAAIRAGLPTNVPGFTVNRFCSSGLQAIAIAAERVMVGGADIVIAGGVETMSRVPMMGHNPSLNPTLVAEYPQVYMGMGHTAEEVARRFGVSREDQDRWALESHRKAAEAIDAGRFKEEIVPVTVRRVRVEQGRRVEETFTFDTDECVRRDTSLEKLGQLKPVFRRDGTVTAGNSSPTNDGAAAVIVMAAEEAERRGLPVKAVFRSFAVGGVDPDIMGVGPVVAVPKALKLAGVRLEDVDLIELNEAFAAQVVQVVRELELDPARVNVNGGAIALGHPLGCTGARQVVTLMHEAARRKARYGVVTMCIGGGMGAAGVFEFAS; from the coding sequence GACATGCGGGCCGACGACCTGGCCGCGCTGGTGATCAAGGCGGTCCTGGAGCGGGCGCCGGGCATCGAGCCGGGCGAGATCGACGACGTGATCCTGGGCTGCGCCCTGCCCGAGGGCGAGCAGGGGCTCAACATCGCCCGCATCGCGGCCATCCGGGCGGGCCTGCCCACCAACGTGCCGGGCTTCACCGTCAACCGGTTCTGCTCGTCGGGCCTGCAGGCCATCGCCATCGCCGCGGAACGGGTGATGGTCGGCGGGGCGGACATCGTCATCGCCGGCGGCGTCGAGACCATGAGCCGGGTGCCCATGATGGGGCACAACCCCTCCCTCAACCCGACCCTGGTGGCCGAATACCCCCAGGTGTACATGGGCATGGGCCACACGGCCGAGGAGGTGGCCCGGCGCTTCGGCGTCAGCCGCGAGGACCAGGACCGCTGGGCCCTGGAAAGCCACCGGAAGGCGGCCGAGGCCATTGACGCCGGGCGGTTCAAGGAAGAGATCGTCCCTGTGACCGTGCGCCGGGTGCGGGTGGAGCAGGGCCGGCGGGTGGAGGAGACCTTCACCTTCGACACCGACGAGTGCGTCCGCCGGGACACGTCCCTGGAGAAGCTGGGCCAGCTCAAGCCCGTGTTCCGCCGGGACGGCACGGTGACGGCCGGCAACTCGTCCCCCACCAACGACGGCGCCGCGGCGGTCATCGTCATGGCCGCCGAGGAGGCCGAGCGGCGCGGCCTGCCCGTCAAGGCCGTCTTCCGCAGCTTCGCCGTCGGCGGGGTCGACCCGGACATCATGGGCGTCGGTCCCGTGGTGGCGGTGCCCAAGGCGCTGAAGTTGGCCGGGGTGCGGCTCGAGGACGTGGACCTGATCGAGCTCAACGAGGCCTTCGCCGCCCAGGTGGTCCAGGTGGTGCGGGAGCTGGAACTGGACCCCGCCCGGGTCAACGTGAACGGCGGCGCCATCGCCCTGGGCCACCCGCTGGGGTGCACCGGCGCCCGGCAGGTCGTCACCCTGATGCACGAGGCCGCCCGCCGCAAGGCGCGCTACGGCGTGGTGACCATGTGCATCGGCGGCGGCATGGGCGCCGCCGGGGTCTTCGAATTCGCCAGCTGA